In Poecilia reticulata strain Guanapo linkage group LG11, Guppy_female_1.0+MT, whole genome shotgun sequence, the genomic stretch CTACTGTTCTCAGATACCGTGTCTCTTGTTTGCATTTCCAGCGCCCGGCGAGTGAAGCGTGACGAACCCGACCACACGGATGAGCTTGCTGGAAGAGGCGCTCCCCGTCCGTATGCATGAGTGGGAGTGGGAGTGTTTGTgtatggaagaaaaacatgccTTGTTGCCAAGATGCTGACCCTGATGATGACCTCTTTCATTCAGGGTTCCTCTGTCACCATTGTGCcttttcccctcctcccccttctcGACGATGCACAACTACAGTTTTTACTGTACATAGACAGATATGTTCATCGGAGAGAAGTTTTAGAGAAATCATGATAATCGATATTTATTGTCTGTATAGAAATTGTTTGACTTGGATTAGAATctgtccagattttttttctacaaactaTATTCTGACAAAAACCGTACTTTATTTTACCAATTTAAATACATAAGGTGGCCTTCTTCAATTTGATGTTCTATTGTTGTTATGAAGGTCCTGGAGAAATAAACGCTGCCTTTGCTGAATTAAATAAGAACATTCCTACGTCTCATGACGATGAAAGCCTGAAATTTGTTATAAGCTGTGAACTGtcagataaattaaaaaggcagtatatatatatatatatatatatatatatataaaaaaaaaaaaagacactcgAGACGTTTCTTTGAATCAACACATTTTGACAATTACTTTATTTGTTGCTTCTCCGTTGAGGGCCCCAGTCTGGAAACACAACGCTGCCTCTTTAGGAAAACCTGAAACAATTGGACGCCTTGTTGCTCGGCTACAGCTTGTTTGGGACGCGGTCGGCGAGTCAGGAGTCAGATAAAGGGCCGAGGACGGCGATCGCCTCGATTTCCACCAGCGCACCCTGAGGAGACAAGACAAGATTTCATGCATGCAAACATTTCTATAACAAAAGAGccatttaaactgaattaaactaaatttgataaaaaatctgcagctcaACTAACATGCAACGTTTGTTGATTTGGTCCAGGAAACGCTCATGTAATTAATATGGAAAAATCCTTTTGGAGCTaaactttgctgaaaatgtttattattgtttcaataaaatatcacacttctcaaatagctaaaaatatatacttgAATGCATAAGTTTGTAGTTAAGAATTTTTCGTTAAGTTGGTATATCGCATTCGCAGCATAGAACAAGGCAGGATTAGCACTGTATAACAGGAACCTACAATTAAGGAACTGatttgcattattaaaaaacagGTGGACattatttaacctttaaaaagaTACTTTCAAGTCCTAATGCCGTTTGtccacacaaaagaaaaatgtaatcttcctaaaaactgctgaaaattattttttagatatgCTTCCCCACTCCAAACAAGTTGgtcttgtaaaacaaaattattcacatcaaTATAAATATCCTGAGGGACTTTAACCCTGTGAAGTATATTTACATAGACACTGCttttactaataataataattaaaaaaaaaaactataaatactaTCATTTGCATAAAATACTGTTTATGTAGCTTTTTGGTTATTGTTGTTGGTGAATAAATGGGTCAATATTTgctacaaacattttctttcctcattCATTCGTTTGTTGGCTTGAAacaatgtgactttttgttgctggttctttttatattttgccaATTTAAGGAGCTGGAATGGtaagtctaaaaaaataaagaagtatAAAAGATAAATAGCACAAAATTCTCTTAAAGGCTAATATAACTTGTTCAAGGAACAGATTGTTTCTCCATTCAGAAATCTCAGTTTGATATACAACACTGGCAGAGGAAACAAGTATTTTCTGTGATAATCTAAAATAACTACCATCACTGAAACTCTGAATCTTTACGGCTTCAATTAAAGTCCCTAAAACTGCAGGAAATTGGCTGCAGCACTTTTAACAAACATCATTTCTGTAACAAACCAGCTGAAGAAGTTTAATAGACGGTTAATGTAGAGATTAATTAGCAAGACCATTTGTATCCTTAAATGCAGTCGCATTTAAAAACGAAGCAGAAGAATCTCTGCAGGCTTGGATCGGTACTCACTCTGGGCAGAGCAGCAACCTGGTAGGCAGCTCTGGCAGGGAAATTAGTGCtgaaaactggaagaaaataaaagtcaataGCTGCTAATTAaggatgttttgtgttttgctaaaataatttttttaatatctttttaatAATAAGTAAACTCGGCCTCAAATAATCCCTACTTTGGCCTTTAGTTGTGTTTGTTTCACTGTGAGGTCAGAGATTATCAGCTTGGCTCATGTGTGACACCAGATTAAGGcagataaacacatttttatacgTTTCATGGGGCAGAGGGGCTGAAATGTAAAAAGGCTCTTCGAGCTGGAGGAAAATGCTATGAATTCACCTAATATATGCATATTATTACCTTTTGTTTGCTTccatgtaattttttaaaaaaaaggatataaGCTTATTGAAAATTCAATCAATATTTGAGTACAAGTGGAAGCTGAAGAGTGGGGATAATAATCTGATGAACTGCACACAAGCTTTAAACCACCAGTGTGCCAGAATCTGGCTTTGTTCTGAAGTTTCTCGATCTTTTTCAAAGGTCTTCTAAAGCGTTTCTTTGGATTTTGACTgccttttactttattatttgtttcctATCTAGTGCTGCCTCCTGGTCGACATAAAGGagaggacaaaaacagaaagtgtcacattttacattaagtttataaaataattaaaatctggCTCACTGGAAGCAAAACGTCAACAAATGAGGGTTTATTCAAGACTTTGGCCCATCACTATAGTTATGTTTGGTCACTTTGACCAAATTAAAGGGGTCGTTTGGATTTGCTTTGGTTCGCTTCCTTTCTGCTTCCTCCCTGCGGAGTCAGGGAAAGTTTCCTGGTTTGCAGGGTTGAATTGGATCTGCAGGGAGGCAGGAGCTCGGCGTGTCGAGTCGCTGTCCTGAGGAGCAGAGCTTGCTGGGAAAGGTTGGGTTACATCGGTGTCCACTTACAACTCTGGACTCGGCCGGTTCCATTACACCGGACTGTTGTCATCCAGGAGGAAAAGCCCAAACACTTCCACTGCACTGATGCAGCAGAGGGAGAGCTAAATGTCAGATTCCGagtcaggggtcaggggtcacagTTGATGTTTGGTAAGAGCAATACCGATGGCTGCAGAGAGGTCcagggttcaattcccggcctgttAGCCCTGTGCAcgtttcttcctcttcttctacTTCCTCTCAGAGTTCTGCAAACTTTGTCTCATCGCACAGCTGGGATAATACCACTAATAATGCATTAATAATATATTAAGAATAAGAAAGTATTATTTGGAGTATTGCAagataaattcatatttaaaataattacttttaaaaggCTGTTAGAAGTTAAATCCAAGTTTGTAAGGTTGTTGTTATAATTAACAACAACATTATTTGAAAGTAATGGTTAATATTAAATGCTGACTGTTCAGGTTTTACCGGGCAGAGACATATGTCGTCATCAGTTCTCATTATTTTGGTTAAaagctgccccctggtggttttACGTCAGGTACAACATGCTTCTCTCTAACAGCTGCAACGTTAAATAAAAACGGAAAGTTTTTATCTGGTTTCTCAATAATTAtgtcttaaattttaaaataaacaaagcaataTAGGCTTATGTGAGACTGTTGTGTGAGAGAGTCACTCCAAACTCTTTATATGTAATAATGAATCTGTGAAATCTAATTTAATTACTACTCATGAACTATTTtaactgtctttttttgtgcattttaactTGTTTGCATTGAACtgatcagttttttaaaaataattatatgaagaaatgaagggaaaaaaacatctgtggTTGATAAAGTGTTATTAAACACATTCAAATGCTTTATTAAAGCTATTACTAAGTagagtttaacattttcaattcataTGGAGTTAGGAACTACACAGGAGTATACGTCATTGATACTTTTGCTTAAAACGAATCTAAATTCCCCATCTATCACATCAAACACTGGCTTACATGTCTTGTAGACGTCGTTGACGGTGTTGAAGTCGTTCATGTCCTTCATCagcactgtggtcttcaccacTGAAGTGAAACCATTTGGGAATTTGAGTTCAACGTTAAAATCAAGCGGTGAAAGCAAAAAGAAGGCAACAACAGATTGTGCAGAATGTGCAAAGTCTCACCGTTACTGTAGTCACAgcctgcagctttaaggattTCCCCCATGTTGCTCAGAGCCTGAGTAGAAAGGGAAAGGAGACTGAAGACTTTCTAAGAGCAAACTGTCACATCTGAGGCCGCGTGAagatgtctgtctgtctgtctgtgggTCACCTGTTTGGTCTGAGCCTGCACTCCTCCGTCCACCAGCTGACCGGAGGCCACGTCCATCCCAATCTGACCCGAGACGTACATGGTTCTGTCCACCACCACCGCCTGGCTGAGTGGGACACGCAAACACAGACAAACTATGTGAGGATGTGAACGTTTTAGGAGATAAAATGTGACGTCTGGGCTTTTTAAGCATATAATAATTGATTCTTTAttgtgaaagtaaaataattcacaacaaaCTGATATGAGTAAATTAAGGTGTATTAGACCCATCTACCAGTAATGTCATTTCAAATAGCACTAATccgttttacattttactaaGAGTTAAGTTGAATAAAGTTGCCACTACCTCCACTCACCACGAGGGGGCGCTACCACCTCCCCAAACTAAGTTAGACAGCTAATGTACTGAAGAATTTCACGAATTAATTCTAGTTTGAACATTTCAATGATACGGTTCTGATTGATATTATATTTAGCGACACTATTACAAAAATACTTCCAGATTTGATCCTGATTGTGaggacgaaaaaaaaaaaaaaagcccctgATTTAATTGAAACAGCTGATTGGCTAAAGCAGGAACACCCACAGTTTATTCAAACGCACCTTTAAAGCATTTGTTCAGtttgcaacttaaaaaaaataaaaaaatccgcattaaataaaaacaaaaccaaggtgcattttaatcttattttccAGATAAAGTGGGCATAATCTTACCTATAAATGCCCTGCCTCACCGGGGCTTTCGGTGTGTAAATGATTTTCCGAGGAGTTGCTGCCATTTCATGTCCTGTCTGCTTCACCGCGATTTCTCGCCTCTCTACAAAGTTACACTTTTGCACGAGGAGCAGGTGAGTTCACTGGACAGGAAGTCCCGCCCCCGAGCAAACAtgtctccccccccccaaatagACTCAAACCTTCCAGATTTTGCAGCAAAGACATGAAGCGGTGCAGAGTTCTTGTTTTGAACTTCTCTTACCTGTACGGACCGATGGCATTTGGAGCTGATGTGGTGTAAACGATCTTTCTGTTGAGAGCAGacatgtttttcctctctctcttttttgtttagtgCAACTCAAGTGCTGTGGGTTGAATGAAATGGCTGCACAACAGCTTTTGGGAACGctgtaaaaggagaaaaaaaaaaaaaaaaaaaaaaaccgtaaAACTCAGACTGTCAGCGCAGTAAGGAACTTTACAGCGATATAAAAGCATGCGTAAAATGGCATTGCGCCATACGGTAAAGATTGCGACTTTTATGCCGGTCACAAACCTCAGGATCAAAGTTCATTTACGATAGTCATAGATAAGAAACCAAGGTCTGATAActatatgtaacttttattaattattacacGTTCTCAaagtattacaaacaaaaaaataaattaaaagggTTTAATGCTTACATTCCACTCTGCATtagatcaaaaataaagaaaaaaaaaaacttaaatgaacacaaacttaaatttatttaatttcacacaagtGATGGGGACAGCTGAGTCAGTTTcctattttaattcaacttttttttatgaaaacagaataataaataatcttCCATATTAACTCTGCACTTACTAGAAGAGCATCTatctaaaatgcaaacatgcatAGTCGAAAAGACGGCAAAACATCCGTTTGGCCCCATGGGGCGGAAATTTCAACAGTCGGGATCAcgttttataaaacaaacaaaaaaaaaaaaaagattctaacACAGGAGAATCATATTCCTATGCAATTTATTGCAGTGTAGACTCCAGGCCCTAAAAGTAAAAGGTGACAATTTACAAATGACTTAATTCTTATCAAttagaaggaaaacaaatctgaagagaATCAGATGCGGTTTACATGATACAGTACTGATGCTGTTTATATTGTCTGCTTATTCCAGATAAGTCAGTGAGACACAGTAACAGATCTGcttattcaaaataaacaggTGATCCACATTCATATGTAacagaaacctgcaaaaaaagaaaagataactTGTACAAGATATTAAGATGGTTATTTCATTCAGGGTCATTAACATGAAAAATTGAGGaaaaggcatttaaaaaaaaaaaaacagcttcttaTTTAA encodes the following:
- the rida gene encoding 2-iminobutanoate/2-iminopropanoate deaminase isoform X2, with translation MSALNRKIVYTTSAPNAIGPYSQAVVVDRTMYVSGQIGMDVASGQLVDGGVQAQTKQALSNMGEILKAAGCDYSNVVKTTVLMKDMNDFNTVNDVYKTFFSTNFPARAAYQVAALPRGALVEIEAIAVLGPLSDS
- the rida gene encoding 2-iminobutanoate/2-iminopropanoate deaminase isoform X1; this translates as MAATPRKIIYTPKAPVRQGIYSQAVVVDRTMYVSGQIGMDVASGQLVDGGVQAQTKQALSNMGEILKAAGCDYSNVVKTTVLMKDMNDFNTVNDVYKTFFSTNFPARAAYQVAALPRGALVEIEAIAVLGPLSDS